The sequence below is a genomic window from Coturnix japonica isolate 7356 unplaced genomic scaffold, Coturnix japonica 2.1 chrUnrandom960, whole genome shotgun sequence.
cagttatggggcagttatggggccggttatgggtcagttatggggccggttatggggcagttatggggcagttatgggtcagttatgggtcagttatgggtcagttatggggcagttatggggcagttatgggtcagttatgggtcagttatgggtcagttatggggcagttatggggcagttatggggcagttatggggccggttatggggcagttatggggcagttatgggtcagttatggggcagttatggggcagttatggggcagttatgggtcagttatgggtcagttatggggcagttatggggcagttatggggccggttatggggcagttatagggcagttatggggcggttatggggcagttatggggccGGTTATGGGGCCGTAACGGCCTCGGGGGGGCGCTGCGCGTCTCTATGTGGGTGGTCGTTGAGATGAAGCCCCAGCCCGGAAGTCCCCCCCCCCTTTCGGAAGTGACGTCATCACCCCGCGCCGTTCGTACCGTGTCGGGGTTGGCCCGTAGTGGGGGCGGGGtcgcggcggcggcggcgccgaGAGCGAATAACAGCGCCGGGAGCGGCGCCATGGCGGCCCCTTTAAGAGCCCGAGTCACGTGAGCAACGCGCCGCACACACGTGACCGGAAGTAGAGGGGCGGGGCCTTCGTCTTAAAGGGGCAACGCGGTGGGGCCCACCAAGAAACGGAATATTCGATTTGCGggattttgggggttttttttgggtaTAAAAACGGCGTTTTCGGGCAATTTGGTGCCTTTGGCTCGTCTGAGGTTGGGGGTGGGGTCACGGGGTGGGGGTCACGTGCACAACGGGGCCCTTTAAATCGGCGCGCTCTGATGACGTCACTGCGATGCGCGCGGTGTTGACGTAACTTCCAGGCGCTCGTTGATGACGTCACTGAGATGCGCCGTGGGAGCAGGAGGCGGAAGTGAGGGCCGTGtgcaaccccaaccccaaccccattaccccccattgatcccctatagccccccattACCCCTCATTAAACCCCTATTgccccccattatcccctatttacccccattgaccccctatagacccccattaacccTCATTTACCCCCATANNNNNNNNNNNNNNNNNNNNNNNNNNNNNNNNNNNNNNNNNNNNNNNNNNNNNNNNNNNNNNNNNNNNNNNNNNNNNNNNNNNNNNNNNNNNNNNNNNNNNNNNNNNNNNNNNNNNNNNNNNNNNNNNNNNNNNNNNNNNNNNNNNNNNNNNNNNNNNNNNNNNNNNNNNNNNNNNNNNNNNNNNNNNNNNNNNNNNNNNNNNNNNNNNNNNNNNNNNNNNNNNNNNNNNNNNNNNNNNNNNNNNNNNNNNNNNNNNNNNNNNNNNNNNNNNNNNNNNNNNNNNNNNNNNNNNNNNNNNNNNNNNNNNNNNNNNNNNNNNNNNNNNNNNNNNNNNNNNNNNNNNNNNNNNNNNNNNNNNNNNNNNNNNNNNNNNNNNNNNNNNNNNNNNNNNNNNNNNNNNNNNNNNNNNNNNNNNNNNNNNNNNNNNNNNNNNNNNNNNNNNNNNNNNNNNNNNNNNNNNNNNNNNNNNNNNNNNNNNNNNNNNNNNNNNNNNNNNNNNNNNNNNNNNNNNNNNNNNNNNNNNNNNNNNNNNNNNNNNNNNNNNNNNNNNNNNNNNNNNNNNNNNNNNNNNNNNNNNNNNNNNNNNNNNNNNNNNNNNNNNNNNNNNNNNNNNNNNNNNNNNNNNNNNNNNNNNNNNNNNNNNNNNNNNNNNNNNNNNNNNNNNNNNNNNNNNNNNNNNNNNNNNNNNNNNNNNNNNNNNNNNNNNNNNNNNNNNNNNNNNNNNNNNNNNNNNNNNNNNNNNNNNNNNNNNNNNNNNNNNNNNNNNNNNNNNNNNNNNNNNNNNNNNNNNNNNNNNNNNNNNNNNNNNNNNNNNNNNNNNNNNNNNNNNNNNNNNNNNNNNNNNNNNNNNNNNNNNNNNNNNNNNNNNNNNNNNNNNNNNNNNNNNNNNNNNNNNNNNNNNNNNNNNNNNNNNNNNNNNNNNNNNNNNNNNNNNNNNNNNNNNNNNNNNNNNNNNNNNNNNNNNNNNNNNNNNNNNNNNNNNNNNNNNNNNNNNNNNNNNNNNNNNNNNNNNNNNNNNNNNNNNNNNNNNNNNNNNNNNNNNNNNNNNNNNNNNNNNNNNNNNNNNNNNNNNNNNNNNNNNNNNNNNNNNNNNNNNNNNNNNNNNNNNNNNNNNNNNNNNNNNNNNNNNNNNNNNNNNNNNNNNNNNNNNNNNNNNNNNNNNNNNNNNNNNNNNNNNNNNNNNNNNNNNNNNNNNNNNNNNNNNNNNNNNNNNNNNNNNNNNNNNNNNNNNNNNNNNNNNNNNNNNNNNNNNNNNNNNNNNNNNNNNNNNNNNNNNNNNNNNNNNNNNNNNNNNNNNNNNNNNNNNNNNNNNNNNNNNNNNNNNNNNNNNNNNNNNNNNNNNNNNNNNNNNNNNNNNNNNNNNNNNNNNNNNNNNNNNNNNNNNNNNNNNgggggggggggggggggggggggggcgtcgTGTGATGGGGGTCCCGGAGGATCCCAAGGGGATCAGAGACCCCCACCCTATAGAACTGAAAAGGTTCggggaccccaaccccatggggaccccaaagAGATTTGCCGTCAgagaccccaaccccatggAAGATCCCAATGCTACCgaagaccccaaccccaattTGGGGGTCCTGAATCCCATGGAGGACCCCAAAAATCTCAGGGACCCCAAAGCCAACGCTCTGAAGGACCCCAACGCCATGGAAGACCCCAACGCCATTGAAGACCCCAATGCCATTGAAGACCCCAAGGCCATTGAAGACCCCAAGGCCTTGGAAGACCCCAACACCATTGAAGACCCCAACACCATTGAAGACCCCAACGCCATTGAAGACCCCAAGACCATTGAAGACCCCAAGACCTTGGAAGACCCCAACACCATTGAAGACCCCAACGCCATGGAAGACCCCAATGCCATTGAAGACCCCAAGACCTTGGAAGACCCCAAAGCCATTGAAGACCCCAACACCATTGAAGACCCCAATGCCATTGAAGACCCCAAGACCTTGGAAGACCCCAAAGCCATTAAAGACCCCAACACCATTGAAGACCCCAACACCATTGAAGACCCCAAGGCCATTGAAGACCCCAAGGCCATTGAAGACCCCAAGGCCATTGAAGACCCCAATGCCATTGAAGACCCCAACACTATTGAAGACCCCAAGACCTTGGAAGACCCCAATGCCATGGAAGACCCCAAGACCTTGGAAGTCCCCAACGCCATTGAAGACCCCAACACCATTGAAGACCCCAAGGCCATTGAAGACCCCAACACCATTGAAGACCCCAACGCCATTGAAGACCCCAATGCCATTGAAGACCCCAACGCCATTGAAGACCCCAATGCCATGAAGGACCCCAAGAGTTTGGCtgaccccattgagaccccagcCCCTAAGGACCCCCCATCTGCCCTATGGGATCGCGTCCTTTTCGTGCTGCCGGCCTTTGAGGTGCGATCGGGGACCCCCATCCCGGCCACTAAAGCGGAGCTGCTGCACTTATGGGGCACGGGGGCGGCTCGTCCcttctatggggcgctgtgcCCACGGTGCCAGGCACCCACAGACTATGGGAGGTGGCGGGCGCTGCCCCCAGGCCCCCGGCTGCGGGTGGCCTACGAGGCCCCATGGAGGGACCCATGGGAGCCCTTCTATGTGGGGCCGGCCCACGGCGTGCCCCCCTTCGACGAGCGCTTCGTGCAGTACGGCTTCAATAGGATCAGCCAGGTGAggagggggatgtggggtggctataggggctatggggtggtctatggggctgtgggttgggtgtaggggctgtggggtggctatagggtctgtggggtggtctatggggctgtgggttgggtgtagggtctgtggggtggtctatggggctgtgggttgggtgtagggtctgtggggtggtCTCTGGTGCTATGGGTTGGGTTTAGGGTCTATGGGATGGCtatagggtctgtggggtggtCTCTGGTGCTATGGGTTGGGTGTAGGGactatggggtggctatagggtctgtggggtggtCTCTGGTGCTATGGGTTggctgtagggtctatggggtggctatagggtctatggggtggctatagggtctgtggggtggtCTCTGGGGCTATGGGTTGGGTGTAGGGTCTATGGGNNNNNNNNNNNNNNNNNNNNNNNNNNNNNNNNNNNNNNNNNNNNNNNNNNNNNNNNNNNNNNNNNNNNNNNNNNNNNNNNNNNNNNNNNNNNNNNNNNNNNNNNNNNNNNNNNNNNNNNNNNNNNNNNNNNNNNNNNNNNNNNNNNNNNNNNNNNNNNNNNNNNNNNNNNNNNNNNNNNNNNNNNNNNNNNNNNNNNNNNNNNNNNNNNNNNNNNNNNNNNNNNNNNNNNNNNNNNNNNNNNNNNNNNNNNNNNNNNNNNNNNNNNNNNNNNNNNNNNNNNNNNNNNNNNNNNNNNNNNNNNNNNNNNNNNNNNNNNNNNNNNNNNNNNNNNNNNNNNNNNNNNNNNNNNNNNNNNNNNNNNNNNNNNNNNNNNNNNNNNNNNNNNNNNNNNNNNNNNNNNNNNNNNNNNNNNNNTGGGGCTATGGGTTGGGtgtagggtctatggggtggtctttggggctgtgggttggctgtagggtctatggggtggctatagggtctatggggtggctgtagggtctatggggtggctatagggtttatggggtggctatagggtctatggggtggctatagggtctgtggggtggtCTCTGGGGCTATGGGTTGGCTGTAGGGTGGTGTTACGGGATGGCTTTCGGGTCCTGCAGACGCTATGGGGTGGCCATGGGGGACTTGTGGGTGCCATATAGAGACCTcagggtgctatggggcgctatggggcgctgtggggcacttccccctcctttcccccctcgTAGGCGTGTGAGCTGCACGTGGCCGGGTTCCGCTTCGCGGTGTTGGACGGCGCCTTCGTGGTCCATCGCGGCTTCAAAGAGGCCGATGGTTTCCATGGGGCCAAGGAGGCCGAGCTGACCCACAACCGGCAGCTCTACCGGCAGCTCAAGGCCGAGCTGCGCCAGCGTTACCCCGACTCAACGCGGCGCTGCTGACGGCGCCCCCCGATGGGGGGGATGGTGGCCCCATTGATGGTGGCCCCACTGATGGTGGCCCCATTGATGTTGGCCTATTGGGTCCCATCAATGATGGCCCCATTGACGTTGGCCCCATTGACGTTGGCCCCATTGATGTTGGCCAACTGGGTCCCATCATCAATGATGGCCCTATTGACGTTGGCCCCATTGACTTTGGCCCCATTGATGTTGGCCAACTGGGGGCCATTGATGTTGACCATGTGGGTCCTGTTGGGGTTGGCCCCATTGACATTGGCCAACTGGGTCCCATCAGCGTTGACCCCATCAATGATGGCCCCATTGACGTTGGCCCCATTGATGTTGGCCAACTGGGCCCCATCAGTGATGGCCCTATTGACGTTGGCCCCATTGATTGTGGCCTATTGGGGGCCATTGATGTTGACCAAGTGGGTCATGTTGAGGTTGGCCCCATTGACGTTGGCCAACTGGGCCCCATCAATGATGGCCCTATAGATGTTGGACCCATTGACGTTGGCCAACTGGGCCCCATCAATGATGGCCCTATAGACGTTGGCCCCATTGATGTTGGCCAACTGGGCCCCATCAATGATGGCCCTATTGACGTTGGCCCCATTGACTTTGGCCCCATTGATGTTGGCCAACTGGGGGCCATTGACGTTGACCAAGTGGGTCCTGTTGATGTTGGCCCCATTGACGTTGGCCCCATTGACGTTGGCCAACTGGGTCCCATCAGCGTTGACCCCATCAATAATGGCCCTATAGACGTTGGCCCCATTGACTTTGGCCTATTGGGTGCCATTGATGTTGACCAAGTGGGTCGTGTTGGGGTTGGCCCCATTGACGTTGGCCAACTGGATCCCATTGACGTTGGCCAACTGGATCCCATTGATGTTGGCCAACTGGATCCCATTGATGTTGGCCAACTGGATCCCATTGACGTTGGCCAACTGGATCCCATTGATGTTGGTCAACTGGATCCCATTGATGTTGGCCAACTGGATCCCATTGATGTCGGCCAACTGGATCCCATTGACTTTGGCCAACTGGATCCCATTGATGTTGGNNNNNNNNNNNNNNNNNNNNNNNNNNNNNNNNNNNNNNNNNNNNNNNNNNNNNNNNNNNNNNNNNNNNNNNNNNNNNNNNNNNNNNNNNNNNNNNNNNNNNNNNNNNNNNNNNNNNNNNNNNNNNNNNNNNNNNNNNNNNNNNNNNNNNNNNNNNNNNNNNNNNNNNNNNNNNNNNNNNNNNNNNNNNNNNNNNNNNNNNNNNNNNNNNNNNNNNNNNNNNNNNNNNNNNNNNNNNNNNNNNNNNNNNNNNNNNNNNNNNNNNNNNNNNNNNNNNNNNNNNNNNNNNNNNNNNNNNNNNNNNNNNNNNNNNNNNNNNNNNNNNNNNNNNNNNNNNNNNNNNNNNNNNNNNNNNNNNNNNNNNNNNNNNNNNNNNNNNNNNNNNNNNNNNNNNNNNNNNNNNNNNNNNNNNNNNNNNNNNNNNNNNNNNNNNNNNNNNNNNNNNNNNNNNNNNNNNNNNNNNNNNNNNNNNNNNNNNNNNNNNNNNNNNNNNNNNNNNNNNNNNNNNNNNNNNNNNNNNNNNNNNNNNNNNNNNNNNNNNNNNNNNNNNNNNNNNNNNNNNNNNNNNNNNNNNNNNNNNNNNNNNNNNNNNNNNNNNNNNNNNNNNNNNNNNNNNNNNNNNNNNNNNNNNNNNNNNNNNNNNNNNNNNNNNNNNNNNNNNNNNNNNNNNNNNNNNNNNNNNNNNNNNNNNNNNNNNNNNNNNNNNNNNNNNNNNNNNNNNNNNNNNNNNNNNNNNNNNNNNNNNNNNNNNNNNNNNNNNNNNNNNNNNNNNNNNNNNNNNNNNNNNNNNNNNNNNNNNNNNNNNNNNNNNNNNNNNNNNNNNNNNNNNNNNNNNNNNNNNNNNNNNNNNNNNNNNNNNNNNNNNNNNNNNNNNNNNNNNNNNNNNNNNNNNNNNNNNNNNNNNNNNNNNNNNNNNNNNNNNNNNNNNNNNNNNNNNNNNNNNNNNNNNNNNNNNNNNNNNNNNNNNNNNNNNNNNNNNNNNNNNNNNNNNNNNNNNNNNNNNNNNNNNNNNNNNNNNNNNNNNNNNNNNNNNNNNNNNNNNNNNNNNNNNNNNNNNNNNNNNNNNNNNNNNNNNNNNNNNNNNNNNNNNNNNNNNNNNNNNNNNNNNNNNNNNNNNNNNNNNNNNNNNNNNNNNNNNNNNNNNNNNNNNNNNNNNNNNNNNNNNNNNNNNNNNNNNNNNNNNNNNNNNNNNNNNNNNNNNNNNNNNNNNNNNNNNNNNNNNNNNNNNNNNNNNNNNNNNNNNNNNNNNNNNNNNNNNNNNNNNNNNNNNNNNNNNNNNNNNNNNNNNN
It includes:
- the B4GAT1 gene encoding beta-1,4-glucuronyltransferase 1, which produces MGVPEDPKGIRDPHPIELKRFGDPNPMGTPKRFAVRDPNPMEDPNATEDPNPNLGVLNPMEDPKNLRDPKANALKDPNAMEDPNAIEDPNAIEDPKAIEDPKALEDPNTIEDPNTIEDPNAIEDPKTIEDPKTLEDPNTIEDPNAMEDPNAIEDPKTLEDPKAIEDPNTIEDPNAIEDPKTLEDPKAIKDPNTIEDPNTIEDPKAIEDPKAIEDPKAIEDPNAIEDPNTIEDPKTLEDPNAMEDPKTLEVPNAIEDPNTIEDPKAIEDPNTIEDPNAIEDPNAIEDPNAIEDPNAMKDPKSLADPIETPAPKDPPSALWDRVLFVLPAFEVRSGTPIPATKAELLHLWGTGAARPFYGALCPRCQAPTDYGRWRALPPGPRLRVAYEAPWRDPWEPFYVGPAHGVPPFDERFVQYGFNRISQACELHVAGFRFAVLDGAFVVHRGFKEADGFHGAKEAELTHNRQLYRQLKAELRQRYPDSTRRC